A genomic window from Gemmatimonadaceae bacterium includes:
- a CDS encoding cytochrome c, producing the protein MPTSRLFIPLVAAAALAPFAIGGAQPERAARLLPAIQTDSQVARGREWYVSQCQSCHPSEDMSSADFKTRWSGQRAYDLFDIISSTMPEEEPGTLTRRTYVDIVAYLMRLNGMPATPAPLADDDASLKAATLAFSTPSNPTR; encoded by the coding sequence ATGCCTACGTCCCGACTCTTCATCCCGTTGGTGGCCGCGGCGGCGCTCGCGCCGTTCGCAATCGGCGGCGCCCAGCCCGAGCGCGCAGCGCGCCTGCTCCCCGCCATCCAGACCGACTCGCAGGTCGCCCGCGGCCGCGAGTGGTACGTGTCGCAGTGCCAGTCCTGCCATCCGTCCGAGGATATGTCCTCCGCGGACTTCAAGACGCGCTGGAGCGGCCAGCGGGCCTACGACTTGTTCGATATCATCAGCAGCACGATGCCGGAAGAAGAGCCCGGCACGTTGACGCGGCGCACCTACGTGGACATCGTCGCGTACCTGATGCGCCTGAACGGAATGCCCGCTACGCCTGCTCCGCTCGCCGACGACGACGCGTCGCTCAAAGCCGCGACGCTCGCCTTCTCCACTCCCTCGAACCCCACGAGATGA
- a CDS encoding glycoside hydrolase family 3 C-terminal domain-containing protein, whose amino-acid sequence MTFALGRRAALLLCVAGPLAAQQPRQAASADVDRRVQQLLAQMTREEKFWQLFMIPGDLATPAHDYSAGIFGLQIGAADGIAPREAARAHAAKVDSIQRWFTTRSRHRIPIIPFDEALHGLMREGATVFPQAIALAATFDSTLVGRVHLAAARETRSRGIRMVLSPVVNLATDVRWGRVEETFGEDVHLTGVMGRAHVRAFEGLGIITTPKHFVANIGEGGRDSYPIDVSRRALEEKHFLPFRSLIDQTGARSVMTAYNSVDGSPATQSRYLLGETLKRDWGFRGFIISDAAATGGATVLHRTEASTRTATAHAFASGLDVVFQSSWPEHRPYLRAFADGAVPDAVIDSAVARVLRTKFALGLFDDTRIWPDSAHYWANHPEHRELAREAAQASLVLLENKHATLPLRTGLRRIAVIGAEADTVRLGGYSGPGIAPVTMLEGIRERAGSAATVRYAPGVPRLSPRHLVVPASAFAHDSAGQRRVGLRAELWDNNALTGAPRVMRTDAQVSFGWTLNSPAPGIPYDWYSGRWTGRVTVPEGGARLGVEGNDGYRLWVDGRLVVDRWFKRSYSVSFAEAALAPGSHEIRLEYFESTGNARLKLVWDYGVQRDEAARIAEAVEAARASEVAIVVVGIEEGEFRDRARLRLPGAQETLIRAVAATGTPTVVVIVGGSAVTMSDWLGDVGAVLFAWYPGEEGGRAVADVLFGDVSPSGRLPITFPLAEGQLPLTYDHKPTGRGDDYLDLSGQPLFPFGHGLSYTTFRYDSLVLTPRRVAPLDSVQVDVRLRVTNTGARTGAEVVQLYVRDVLTSVAQPLIALKGFTRVTLAPGESRTLQFTLGAEHLRLLNEEMQWVVEPGVFRVMVGASSKDIRLRQEITLP is encoded by the coding sequence GTGACGTTCGCGCTGGGCCGCCGCGCCGCGCTGTTGCTCTGTGTTGCAGGGCCACTCGCGGCCCAGCAGCCGCGCCAGGCGGCATCCGCCGACGTAGACCGCCGCGTGCAACAACTGCTCGCGCAGATGACCCGCGAGGAGAAGTTCTGGCAGCTCTTTATGATCCCCGGCGACCTCGCCACACCGGCACACGACTACTCGGCGGGAATCTTCGGCCTGCAGATCGGCGCGGCCGATGGCATCGCGCCGCGCGAGGCTGCCCGTGCCCACGCCGCCAAGGTGGACTCCATCCAGCGCTGGTTCACCACGCGCTCGCGGCACCGCATCCCGATCATCCCGTTCGACGAAGCCCTGCACGGACTGATGCGCGAGGGCGCGACGGTGTTTCCGCAGGCCATCGCGCTGGCCGCGACCTTCGACTCCACACTCGTCGGCCGCGTGCACCTCGCCGCCGCGCGCGAGACGCGCAGCCGTGGCATCCGGATGGTGCTCTCGCCGGTGGTGAATCTCGCCACCGACGTGCGCTGGGGCCGCGTCGAGGAGACCTTCGGCGAAGACGTGCACCTCACTGGCGTGATGGGACGCGCGCACGTGCGGGCCTTCGAGGGGCTGGGCATCATCACCACACCCAAACACTTCGTGGCGAACATCGGCGAAGGAGGGCGCGACAGCTACCCGATCGATGTCTCGCGCCGCGCGCTGGAAGAGAAGCACTTCCTGCCCTTCCGGTCGCTGATTGACCAAACGGGCGCGCGCTCGGTGATGACGGCGTACAACTCGGTGGACGGATCGCCGGCCACGCAGAGCCGCTACCTGCTCGGCGAGACGCTCAAGCGCGACTGGGGCTTCCGCGGCTTCATCATCTCGGACGCCGCGGCCACCGGCGGCGCGACGGTCCTGCACCGCACCGAAGCGTCCACGCGCACGGCTACGGCACACGCCTTTGCGTCGGGGCTGGACGTGGTATTCCAGTCCTCGTGGCCCGAGCACCGGCCGTATCTGCGTGCTTTCGCGGACGGCGCAGTGCCTGACGCGGTGATCGACAGCGCCGTCGCACGCGTGCTCCGGACCAAGTTCGCGCTCGGCTTGTTCGATGATACACGCATCTGGCCCGACAGCGCGCACTACTGGGCGAACCATCCGGAACACCGCGAGCTCGCGCGCGAAGCGGCGCAGGCCTCGCTGGTGTTGCTCGAGAACAAGCACGCGACGCTGCCGCTGCGCACTGGGCTGCGGCGCATCGCCGTCATCGGCGCCGAGGCGGATACCGTGCGGCTCGGCGGCTACTCCGGCCCCGGCATCGCACCGGTGACGATGCTGGAAGGCATCCGCGAGCGCGCGGGCTCGGCGGCCACGGTGCGCTATGCGCCCGGCGTGCCGCGGCTTTCACCGCGGCATCTCGTGGTGCCCGCGTCCGCGTTCGCGCACGACTCGGCGGGCCAGCGTCGCGTCGGCTTGCGCGCTGAGCTCTGGGACAACAATGCGCTCACCGGCGCGCCTCGCGTGATGCGCACTGACGCGCAGGTGAGCTTCGGCTGGACGCTCAACTCGCCTGCCCCCGGCATTCCCTACGACTGGTACTCGGGCCGCTGGACCGGCCGCGTCACCGTGCCGGAAGGCGGCGCGCGGCTCGGAGTGGAAGGCAACGACGGCTACCGCCTGTGGGTGGACGGCCGGCTCGTGGTGGACCGTTGGTTTAAGCGCTCGTACAGCGTGAGCTTCGCGGAAGCGGCGCTGGCGCCGGGTTCGCACGAGATTCGCCTCGAATACTTCGAGAGCACGGGCAACGCACGGCTCAAGCTCGTGTGGGATTACGGCGTGCAACGCGACGAGGCAGCGCGGATCGCCGAGGCCGTCGAGGCTGCGCGTGCGAGCGAGGTCGCGATCGTTGTCGTGGGCATCGAGGAAGGTGAGTTCCGCGATCGGGCGCGCCTCCGGCTGCCCGGCGCGCAGGAAACACTCATCCGCGCCGTGGCGGCCACGGGCACGCCGACGGTCGTCGTCATCGTCGGCGGGTCGGCGGTGACGATGTCCGACTGGCTCGGCGACGTCGGCGCGGTGCTCTTCGCGTGGTATCCGGGTGAAGAGGGCGGCCGGGCCGTGGCGGATGTGCTCTTCGGCGATGTCTCGCCGTCAGGGCGCCTGCCCATCACCTTCCCGCTCGCCGAAGGCCAGTTGCCGCTCACCTACGACCACAAGCCCACCGGTCGCGGCGACGACTATCTGGACCTCAGCGGCCAACCGCTGTTCCCCTTCGGGCACGGACTCTCGTACACGACATTCCGCTACGACAGCCTCGTGCTGACGCCGCGCCGCGTCGCGCCGCTGGATTCCGTGCAGGTCGACGTGCGCTTGCGCGTCACGAACACAGGCGCGCGCACCGGCGCCGAGGTCGTGCAGCTGTATGTGCGCGACGTGCTCACCAGCGTGGCGCAGCCGCTGATTGCACTCAAGGGCTTCACGCGCGTCACGCTCGCGCCCGGCGAATCGCGCACGCTGCAGTTCACGCTCGGCGCCGAGCACCTGCGCCTGCTCAACGAGGAGATGCAATGGGTCGTCGAGCCGGGCGTGTTCCGCGTGATGGTGGGAGCGTCGAGCAAGGACATCCGCCTGCGGCAGGAGATCACGCTGCCGTGA
- a CDS encoding ATP-dependent Clp protease proteolytic subunit: protein MSSSTTPIAFDPYAERLFKARSIIISGGIDQELAERVTAQLLAMSAESKVPITIYLNSQGGHVEAGDTIHDMIKFVDAPVRIVGTGWVASAGALIYVSVPRERRFCLPNTRFLLHQPAGGTGGTASDIAIEAREILKMRERLNKIFAEATGQSLARIEDDTNRNFWLDADTAIEYGIAGKIIKSVTELA from the coding sequence ATGAGCAGCAGCACCACCCCGATCGCCTTCGACCCCTACGCCGAGCGCCTCTTCAAGGCGCGCAGCATCATCATCAGCGGCGGCATCGACCAAGAACTCGCCGAACGCGTCACCGCCCAGCTCCTGGCGATGAGCGCCGAGTCCAAGGTGCCGATCACGATCTACCTCAACTCGCAGGGCGGCCACGTCGAGGCCGGCGACACGATCCACGATATGATCAAGTTCGTGGACGCCCCGGTGCGCATCGTGGGCACCGGCTGGGTGGCCAGCGCCGGCGCGCTGATCTACGTGTCGGTGCCGCGCGAGCGTCGCTTCTGCCTGCCGAACACGCGCTTCCTGCTGCACCAGCCGGCCGGCGGCACGGGTGGCACGGCCTCGGACATCGCCATCGAGGCGCGGGAAATCCTCAAGATGCGCGAGCGCCTCAACAAGATCTTTGCCGAGGCCACCGGACAGTCGCTCGCGCGCATCGAGGACGACACCAACCGCAACTTCTGGCTCGATGCCGACACGGCGATCGAGTACGGGATCGCCGGCAAGATCATCAAGTCGGTGACGGAACTGGCCTAA
- the katG gene encoding catalase/peroxidase HPI: protein MSDAKSKTGGKCPVMHGGSIAKPAAARSNRDWWPNQLNLGILHQHSALSNPMGIAFDYSEEFKKLDVEALRKDLIALMTDSQDWWPADYGHYGPFFIRMAWHAAGTYRTGDGRGGASGGTQRFAPLNSWPDNGNLDKARRLLWPIKQKYGNALSWADLFVFTGNCAIESMGLKPFGMGFGRADIWEPEEDIYWGSEAEWLGDKRYEGDRELENPLAAVQMGLIYVNPEGPNGKPDPLASARDIRETFARMAMNDEETVALTAGGHTFGKMHGAGDPALMGPEPEGASIEEQGLGWKNAFKSGKGEHTTTSGLEGAWTPTPTKWDNSYFDTLFGWEWELVKSPAGAWIWEPTDKEAARTVPDAHVPGKKVLPAMSTADMAMRMDPAYAKISKRFHENPDQFADAFARAWFKLTHRDMGPRVRYLGPLVPSEELIWQDPIPAVNHKLIDDKDIAVLKTKLLGAGLSISQLVYTAWASASTFRGSDKRGGANGARIRLAPQKGWEVNQPAKLQHALEIFETIQQEFNAAAKGGKRVSLADLIVLGGCAAVEAAAKKAGIGITVPFTPGRTDASAEQTDADSFSVLEPIADGFRNYQKAQYTVSAEELLVDKAQLLTLTAPEMTVLVGGMRALGANFAGTRHGVFTDRPETLTNDFFVNLLDMGTEWKSTSASQDTFEGRDRRSGDVKWTATRVDLVFGSNSQLRAIAEVYAQADAKEKFVRDFVAAWSKVMELDRFDLA from the coding sequence ATGAGCGACGCGAAGTCGAAGACCGGCGGAAAGTGCCCCGTGATGCACGGCGGCAGCATCGCCAAGCCCGCCGCCGCCCGCAGCAACCGCGACTGGTGGCCCAACCAACTCAACCTCGGCATCCTGCACCAGCACTCGGCGCTGTCCAACCCGATGGGCATCGCCTTCGACTACTCCGAAGAATTCAAGAAGCTCGACGTCGAGGCGCTGCGGAAGGATCTGATTGCGCTGATGACCGACTCGCAGGACTGGTGGCCGGCCGACTACGGCCACTACGGCCCCTTCTTCATCCGGATGGCCTGGCACGCGGCGGGTACGTACCGCACCGGCGACGGCCGCGGCGGCGCCTCCGGCGGCACGCAGCGCTTCGCCCCGCTCAACTCCTGGCCCGACAACGGCAATCTCGACAAAGCCCGCCGCCTGCTGTGGCCGATCAAGCAGAAGTACGGCAACGCGCTGTCTTGGGCCGACCTCTTCGTGTTTACCGGCAACTGCGCCATCGAGTCGATGGGTCTGAAGCCCTTCGGGATGGGCTTCGGCCGCGCCGACATCTGGGAGCCCGAGGAAGACATCTACTGGGGCTCCGAAGCCGAGTGGCTCGGCGACAAGCGCTACGAGGGTGACCGCGAGCTGGAGAATCCTCTGGCGGCGGTGCAGATGGGCCTCATCTACGTGAATCCCGAAGGCCCCAACGGCAAGCCCGACCCACTCGCCTCGGCCCGCGACATCCGCGAGACGTTCGCGCGAATGGCGATGAACGACGAGGAGACCGTCGCGCTCACCGCCGGCGGCCACACCTTCGGCAAGATGCACGGCGCCGGCGACCCGGCGCTGATGGGGCCGGAGCCCGAAGGCGCGTCCATCGAGGAGCAAGGCCTCGGCTGGAAGAACGCCTTCAAGAGCGGCAAGGGCGAGCACACCACGACGTCGGGCCTCGAAGGCGCCTGGACGCCCACGCCCACCAAGTGGGACAACAGCTACTTCGACACGCTCTTCGGCTGGGAGTGGGAGCTGGTGAAGAGCCCCGCCGGCGCGTGGATCTGGGAGCCGACTGACAAGGAAGCGGCGCGCACCGTGCCCGACGCGCACGTGCCCGGCAAGAAGGTGCTGCCGGCGATGTCCACCGCCGATATGGCGATGCGGATGGACCCGGCGTACGCCAAGATCTCCAAGCGCTTCCACGAGAACCCCGACCAGTTCGCTGACGCCTTCGCGCGCGCGTGGTTCAAGCTCACGCATCGCGATATGGGTCCGCGCGTACGCTACCTCGGGCCGCTAGTGCCGAGCGAGGAGCTCATCTGGCAGGATCCGATTCCGGCCGTGAATCACAAACTGATCGACGACAAGGACATCGCGGTGCTCAAGACCAAGCTGCTCGGCGCTGGCCTCTCGATCTCGCAGCTCGTCTACACGGCCTGGGCCTCGGCGTCCACGTTCCGCGGCTCGGACAAGCGCGGCGGTGCCAACGGTGCGCGCATCCGCCTCGCGCCGCAGAAGGGCTGGGAAGTGAACCAGCCGGCCAAGCTGCAGCACGCGCTGGAGATCTTCGAGACCATCCAGCAGGAGTTCAACGCGGCGGCCAAGGGCGGCAAGCGCGTGTCGCTGGCCGATCTAATCGTGCTCGGCGGCTGCGCGGCAGTCGAAGCGGCCGCCAAGAAGGCGGGCATCGGCATCACGGTGCCGTTCACGCCGGGCCGGACGGACGCGTCGGCGGAGCAGACGGATGCGGATTCGTTCTCTGTGCTCGAGCCCATCGCTGACGGCTTCCGCAACTACCAGAAGGCGCAGTACACCGTGTCCGCCGAAGAGCTGCTGGTGGACAAGGCGCAGTTGCTCACGCTCACCGCGCCCGAGATGACCGTGCTGGTGGGCGGGATGCGGGCGCTGGGCGCGAACTTCGCCGGCACCAGGCACGGCGTGTTCACCGACCGCCCGGAGACGCTCACGAACGACTTCTTCGTGAACCTCCTCGATATGGGCACCGAGTGGAAGTCCACCTCGGCGTCGCAGGACACCTTCGAGGGGCGTGACCGTCGCAGCGGCGACGTGAAGTGGACGGCCACGCGGGTGGATCTGGTGTTCGGCTCCAACTCGCAACTGCGCGCCATCGCCGAGGTCTATGCCCAGGCCGATGCCAAGGAGAAGTTCGTGCGCGACTTCGTGGCTGCGTGGAGCAAGGTGATGGAACTGGACCGCTTCGACCTGGCGTAA
- a CDS encoding FAD-dependent oxidoreductase yields the protein MTDGPDETRAELKRREFLRLAGLGAGALATGAAIPAPIVAQASATRRAAASSRVVVVGAGVWGASTALELARKGAQVTLVDQYGPANSRSTSGDETRGIRSSYGDRAGETGVLWTRWAREAIARWQAFDAEHGPRFGTRFFIRTGDVILRERVEPFATRTAELWDELGVRYERLTAAEATRRWPTINSKPYSVILYEPDAGVARARASTQALVALARDAGVTYRTGRVTPGEIRSGTMQSLRLDDGSTIGADAYVFACGPWLRKVFPDLLEDRMRTPLGHVCYFGTPVADERFFAPNIPSWNVPGVTGWGALPIDSRGFRVRGAFAAPPPPRREGEPEAPPPPRPAPDPTAQDADRSSRWSSEDRIAGSRRVLERVFPLLAEAPLLETRSCHYESTANRNFIVDRHPQASNAWITGAGQAEGFKFAPLLGEYGAKRILGESTDAALDDAFKFPTQSYTAAPSGDDE from the coding sequence ATGACTGACGGTCCTGACGAAACCCGCGCGGAGCTGAAGCGCCGCGAATTCCTCCGCCTCGCCGGCCTCGGTGCTGGCGCCCTCGCCACCGGTGCGGCGATTCCCGCGCCAATCGTGGCTCAGGCCAGCGCCACGCGCCGCGCCGCTGCCTCCTCGCGCGTGGTCGTCGTTGGCGCCGGCGTCTGGGGCGCGAGCACGGCGCTCGAGCTCGCCCGCAAAGGCGCGCAGGTCACGCTGGTTGACCAGTACGGCCCCGCCAATTCGCGCAGCACCAGCGGCGACGAAACCCGCGGCATCCGCTCCAGCTACGGCGACCGCGCCGGTGAGACGGGCGTGCTGTGGACCCGCTGGGCCCGCGAGGCTATCGCCCGCTGGCAGGCCTTTGACGCCGAGCACGGCCCGCGCTTCGGCACGCGCTTCTTCATCCGCACCGGCGACGTCATCCTCCGCGAACGCGTGGAGCCCTTCGCGACGCGCACCGCCGAGCTTTGGGACGAACTCGGCGTGCGCTACGAGCGCCTGACAGCCGCCGAAGCCACGCGCCGCTGGCCGACGATCAACAGCAAGCCGTACTCCGTCATCCTCTACGAACCGGACGCGGGCGTCGCACGTGCGCGTGCGTCCACGCAGGCGCTCGTGGCCCTCGCCCGCGATGCTGGCGTCACCTATCGGACGGGGCGCGTCACGCCCGGTGAGATCCGCAGCGGTACGATGCAGTCGCTGCGCCTCGACGACGGCAGCACCATCGGCGCCGACGCGTACGTGTTCGCCTGCGGTCCCTGGCTGCGCAAGGTGTTCCCGGACCTGCTCGAGGACCGGATGCGTACGCCGCTGGGCCACGTCTGCTACTTCGGCACGCCGGTGGCCGACGAGCGCTTCTTCGCGCCCAACATCCCGAGCTGGAACGTCCCCGGCGTGACGGGTTGGGGCGCGCTGCCGATCGACTCGCGCGGCTTCCGTGTACGCGGGGCCTTCGCCGCCCCGCCGCCGCCACGCCGCGAGGGCGAGCCCGAGGCGCCGCCACCGCCGCGCCCGGCGCCAGACCCCACCGCGCAGGACGCCGACCGCAGCTCGCGCTGGTCCAGCGAGGATCGCATCGCCGGCTCGCGCCGCGTGCTCGAGCGCGTCTTCCCGCTGCTCGCCGAGGCGCCGCTGCTCGAGACGCGCAGCTGCCACTACGAGAGCACGGCCAACCGCAACTTCATCGTCGACCGCCACCCCCAGGCCTCCAACGCCTGGATCACCGGCGCCGGCCAAGCCGAGGGCTTCAAGTTCGCGCCCCTGCTCGGCGAGTACGGCGCCAAGCGCATCCTCGGCGAATCTACCGACGCCGCGCTCGACGACGCCTTCAAGTTCCCGACGCAATCGTACACCGCCGCCCCTTCCGGAGACGACGAATGA
- a CDS encoding RidA family protein, whose product MRRLLALTALALAATAPAQAQAPAPAREALGNPSATLTPAIRVGHMVYASGQLGMRRDAEDQSIGAQTRLALENTKRVLEMAGTTMENAVRCTVFLVEAADFQGMNAAYREFWPTSPPARSTVVVKALVIPGALVEIECMAVMPAR is encoded by the coding sequence ATGCGCCGACTCCTTGCCCTCACCGCCCTCGCGTTGGCCGCGACTGCCCCCGCCCAGGCCCAGGCACCGGCCCCGGCGCGCGAAGCGCTCGGCAATCCCTCCGCCACGCTCACGCCGGCCATCCGCGTCGGGCATATGGTCTACGCCTCCGGCCAGCTCGGAATGCGCCGCGACGCCGAGGACCAGTCGATTGGCGCGCAAACGCGCCTCGCGTTGGAGAACACGAAGCGCGTGCTGGAGATGGCGGGCACGACGATGGAGAACGCCGTGCGCTGCACTGTGTTCCTCGTGGAGGCGGCGGACTTCCAGGGAATGAACGCGGCCTACCGCGAGTTCTGGCCGACCAGCCCGCCGGCACGCAGCACGGTGGTGGTCAAGGCGCTTGTGATCCCCGGCGCCCTCGTCGAGATCGAGTGTATGGCGGTGATGCCGGCGCGGTAA
- a CDS encoding amidohydrolase family protein: MRLLALLLLLPALLVAQPGSGQGGVTIQAGEECPPGMTEIRPRNCRAPTMPAPSILDYRPRNTVVSAAQPVPRAKYPAVDFHGHPAAIRSAEQLDALQREFDAMNLGVMVAANNTRGESLRAQLAVVRAHPAMRDRIRFLTGIDFSNVGPGWAERAVAALEADIAAGAVGVGEIGKGLGLSTRKADGSRLAIDDPALDPVWQAAARLNIPIFIHTADPAEFWQPIDFKNERWLELALFPNRRYGDEFPSFEQLAQERDRMIKRNPRTTFVVAHMAWYANDLPRLSRMMDEMPNMLLEVGAVLYDIGRQPRAMHDFFVKYQDRILFGKDSYQPEEYPYYWRVFETRDDYFEYYRGYHAFWMLYGIDLPDEVLRKVYYGNAERILPGLPRVGR, encoded by the coding sequence ATGCGCCTTCTCGCCCTCCTCCTGCTCCTCCCCGCCCTCCTCGTGGCCCAACCCGGCAGCGGCCAAGGCGGCGTCACCATCCAGGCCGGCGAGGAATGCCCGCCGGGGATGACCGAAATCCGGCCGCGCAACTGCCGCGCTCCGACGATGCCCGCCCCCAGCATCCTCGACTACCGGCCCCGCAACACGGTGGTCTCCGCCGCGCAGCCCGTGCCGCGCGCCAAGTACCCCGCGGTGGATTTCCACGGCCATCCGGCGGCCATCCGTAGCGCCGAGCAACTCGACGCGCTGCAGCGCGAGTTCGACGCGATGAACCTCGGCGTGATGGTCGCGGCCAACAACACGCGCGGCGAGTCGCTGCGCGCGCAGCTCGCCGTCGTCCGCGCGCATCCGGCGATGCGCGACCGCATCCGCTTCCTCACCGGCATCGACTTCAGCAACGTCGGCCCTGGCTGGGCCGAACGCGCGGTGGCCGCGCTCGAGGCCGACATCGCCGCCGGCGCCGTCGGGGTGGGCGAGATCGGCAAGGGCCTCGGCCTCAGCACCCGCAAGGCGGACGGCTCGCGCCTCGCCATCGACGACCCCGCCTTGGACCCGGTATGGCAGGCGGCGGCGCGGCTCAACATCCCGATCTTCATCCACACCGCGGACCCGGCCGAATTCTGGCAGCCGATCGACTTCAAGAACGAGCGTTGGCTCGAGCTGGCGCTGTTCCCCAATCGCCGCTACGGCGACGAGTTCCCGAGCTTCGAGCAGTTGGCGCAGGAGCGCGACCGGATGATCAAGCGCAATCCGCGCACGACCTTCGTGGTGGCGCATATGGCCTGGTACGCCAACGACCTGCCTCGGCTCTCGCGGATGATGGACGAGATGCCGAATATGCTGCTCGAGGTCGGCGCGGTGCTGTATGACATCGGCCGCCAGCCGCGCGCGATGCACGACTTCTTCGTGAAGTACCAGGACCGCATCCTCTTCGGCAAGGACTCGTACCAGCCCGAGGAGTACCCGTACTATTGGCGCGTGTTCGAGACGCGCGACGACTACTTCGAGTACTACCGCGGCTACCACGCGTTCTGGATGCTATACGGCATTGACCTGCCGGACGAGGTGCTGCGGAAGGTGTACTACGGCAATGCGGAGCGGATCCTGCCGGGCCTGCCGCGGGTCGGGCGGTGA